In Balaenoptera ricei isolate mBalRic1 chromosome 4, mBalRic1.hap2, whole genome shotgun sequence, the following are encoded in one genomic region:
- the PWP2 gene encoding periodic tryptophan protein 2 homolog → MKFAYRFSNLLGTVYRCGNLNFTCDGNSVISPVGNRVTVFDLKNNKSDTLPLATRYNIKCVGLSPDGRLAIIVDEGGDALLASLVCRAVLHRFHFKGAVHSVSFSPDGRKFVVTKGNLAQMYHAPGRKREFNAFVLDKTYFGPYDETTCIDWTDDSRCFAVGSKDMSTWVFGAERWDNLIYYALGGHKDAIVGCFFESSSLDLYTLSQDGALCVWQCDTPPEGLRLKAPAGWKADLLQREGADEDEDEDGAERETTIRGKAAPAAEEQRGKVQYSRVAKYFFNKEGDFNHLTAAAYHKKVHLLVTGFASGIFHLHELPEFNLIHSLSVSDQRVSSIAINGSGDWIAFGCSGLGQLLVWEWQSESYVLKQQGHFNSMVSLAYSPDGQYIVTGGDDSKVKVWNTLSGFCFITFTEHSSGVTGVTFTTTGYVIVTSSMDGTVRAFDLHRYRNFRTFTSPRPTQFSCVAVDSSGDIVSAGAQDSFEILIWSMQTGRLLDVLSGHEGPISGLCFNPMKSVLASASWDRTVRLWDMADSWRTTETLALTSDALAVTFRPDGAELAVATLNSQITFWDPESAVQTGSIEGRHDLKTGRKELDKITAKHSAKGKAFTTLCYSADGQSILAGGMSKFVCIYHVKEQILRKKFEISCNLSLDAMEEFLNRRKMTEFGNLALIDQDATEEGGVTIPLPGVKKGDMSSRHFKPEIRVTSLRFSPTGRCWAATTTEGLLIYSLDARMLFDPFELDTSVTPAQIRAALCQRDFTRAILMAFRLNERKLLQEALESVPWDEIGVISSSLPDLYVEKVLEFLASSFEESRHLEFYLIWTQKLLMVHGQQLKSRVGTLLPAVQFLQKSIQRHWDDVSKLCDWNRYNMQYALAVSKQRGLKRPSEPPGSEEEADASEDDDSSLHLLRRGPGDGDGPLA, encoded by the exons ATGAAGTTCGCGTACCGG ttttcaaatttgCTGGGGACAGTCTATCGGTGTGGAAACTTAAATTTTACGTGTGATGGAAATTCAGTTATCAGTCCCGTGGGAAACAGAGTCACTGTGTTTGACCTAAAAAA CAACAAGTCCGACACTCTGCCTCTGGCCACTCGGTACAACATCAAGTGTGTGGGGCTGTCCCCGGACGGCCGCCTCGCCATCATTGTCGATGAAG GGGGCGACGCGCTGCTCGCCAGCCTGGTCTGCAGGGCCGTGCTGCACCGCTTCCACTTCAAGGGCGCTGTGCACAGCGTCTCCTTCTCCCCCGATGGCAG GAAATTTGTTGTCACCAAAGGCAACCTTGCTCAGATGTACCACGCCCCTGGGAGGAAGCGGGAATTCAACGCGTTTGTTCTGGACAAAACCTACTTTGGGCCGTACGATGAGACCACATGCATTGATTGGACAGACGACTCCCG GTGCTTTGCGGTCGGGAGCAAAGACATGTCCACGTGGGTGTTTGGGGCCGAGCGGTGGGACAACCTCATCTACTACGCGCTGGGGGGACACAAGGACGCCATCGTGGGCTGCTTCTTCGAGTCCAGCAGCCTGGAC CTGTACACACTCAGCCAGGACGGCGCCCTGTGCGTGTGGCAGTGTGACACCCCCCCTGAGGGCCTGAGGCTGAAAGCCCCCGCGGGCTGGAAGGCGGACCTGCTGCAGAGGGAGGGCGCGGACGAGGACGAGGACGAGGACGGGGCGGAGAGGGAGACCACCATCCGCGGGAAGGCCGCCCCGGCTGCCGAGGAGCAGCGGGGGAAAGTGCAGTACTCGCGGGTGGCCAA GTACTTCTTCAATAAAGAAGGGGATTTCAACCATCTGACAGCTGCAGCGTATCACAAGAAGGTCCACCTCTTGGTCACTGGTTTTGCTTCCGGAATCTTCCACCTTCACGAGCTCCCGGAGTTCAACCTCATCCACTCCCTGAG CGTCTCAGATCAGAGGGTCTCGTCCATCGCCATCAACGGCTCTGGGGACTGGATCGCCTTCGGGTGCTCAG GCCTGGGCCAGCTGCTGGTGTGGGAGTGGCAGAGCGAGTCCTACGTGCTCAAGCAGCAGGGCCACTTCAACAGCATGGTGTCCCTGGCCTACTCCCCCGACGGGCAGTACATTGTGACCGGCGGGGACGACAGCAAG GTCAAGGTGTGGAACACCCTCAGTGGCTTCTGCTTCATCACTTTCACGGAGCACTCGAGTGGGGTCACCGGCGTGACCTTCACCACCACTGGCTACGTCATCGTGACCTCTTCCATGGACGGGACCGTGCGCGCCTTTGACCTTCACAG GTACCGCAACTTCCGCACCTTCACGTCCCCGCGCCCCACCCAGTTCTCCTGTGTGGCCGTGGACTCGAGCGGGGACATCGTCTCTGCTGGGGCCCAGGACTCTTTTGAGATCCTCATCTGGTCCATGCAGACAGGCAGGCTCCTTGAC GTTTTGTCTGGCCACGAGGGGCCCATCAGTGGTCTGTGTTTTAACCCAATGAAGTCGGTCTTGGCCAGCGCCTCCTGGGACAGGACGGTACGTCTGTGGGACATGGCGGACAGCTGGAGGACCACAGAGACGCTGGCCCTCACCTCCGACG CTCTGGCCGTGACCTTTCGCCCTGACGGTGCCGAGCTGGCTGTGGCCACGCTGAACTCGCAGATCACCTTTTGGGACCCCGAAAGCGCGGTGCAGACGGGCTCCATCGAGGGCAGGCACGACCTCAAGACGGGAAGGAAGGAGCTGGACAAAATCACTGCCAAGCACTCGGCCAAGGGGAA GGCCTTCACCACTCTGTGCTACTCTGCGGACGGCCAGAGTATCCTGGCGGGAGGGATGTCCAAGTTTGTGTGCATCTATCACGTCAAGGAGCAGATTCTCAGGAAGAAGTTCGAGATCTCCTGCAACCTCTCTCTGGACGCCATGGAG GAATTTTTGAACCGAAGGAAAATGACAGAGTTTGGCAACCTGGCGCTCATTGACCAAGACGCCACGGAGGAGGGCGGGGTCACGATACCGTTGCCGGGCGTAAAGAAGG GTGACATGAGCTCCCGGCACTTCAAACCTGAGATCAGGGTGACTTCGCTCCGCTTCTCTCCCACCG GGCGCTGCTGGGCGGCCACCACCACCGAGGGGCTCCTTATCTATTCCCTGGACGCCCGGATGCTCTTTGACCCATTCGAGCTGGACACCAGCGTCACGCCTGCGCAGATCCGGGCGGCGCTGTGCCAGCGGGACTTCACCAGGGCCATCCTCATGGCCTTCCGGCTCAACGAGAGGAAGCTGCTGCAGGAGGCCCTGGAGTCGGTGCCCTGGGACGAGA tTGGGGTCATCAGCTCCTCCCTGCCTGACTTGTACGTGGAGAAGGTGCTGGAATTTTTAGCTTCATCCTTCGAAGAGTCTCGCCATCTAGAATTCTACCTCATATGGACTCAGAAACTGCTTATGGTCCACGGACAGCAGCTCAAGTCCAG AGTGGGGACACTGCTGCCGGCAGTTCAGTTCCTGCAGAAGAGCATCCAGCGCCACTGGGACGACGTCTCCAAACT CTGCGACTGGAACCGCTACAATATGCAGTACGCTCTGGCCGTTTCTAAGCAGCGGGGCCTGAAGCGGCCCTCGGAACCACCGGGCAGCGAGGAGGAAGCAGATGCATCCGAGGACGATGACAGCAGCCTGCACCTGCTCAGGAGAGGACCTGGGGATGGAGACGGGCCGCTGGCCTAG